A genomic region of Salinibacter pepae contains the following coding sequences:
- the ilvD gene encoding dihydroxy-acid dehydratase, whose amino-acid sequence MPSTSKNGQSNKIQSQDVTEGLDQAPARAMFRAMGYDDADLDQPLIGIANPAADLTPCNVHLDGLADAAREGVTEAGGTPIEFGTITVSDGISMGTEGMKGSLISREVIADSVELVAFAERLDGLVVLGGCDKNMPGMMMAAIRADLPSVFLYGGSIMPGHHRGQEVTIQNVFEACGAVATGQMTEEELDEMERHACPGAGACGGMFTANTMASISEAIGFAPLGSASPPAVTEERTEVARAAGRRTVEAIEERRRPSDFLSKKSFENAIALQVAVGGSTNGVLHLLAMAAEAGIDLSIGAFDAISRRTPKIGDFQPGGSRVMNDLHEVGGVPVVLKALLDAGLLHGDAQTVTGEPLAEALDRVDPPAIADLDVDYLYPVDAPKNEEGAIRILTGNLAPDGAVLKITDADDWTFEGTARVFESEEDAMSYVQAGQIDSGDVIIIRNLGPKGAPGMPEMLGVTAARDGQGHAEDVALITDGRFSGATRGLSIGHVAPEAAAGGPIAAIQDGDPIIIDVSERRLAVALSDAELEARLEDRSPPEPQYTTGVLAKYAALFGSAADGAVTHVTSEE is encoded by the coding sequence ATGCCTTCCACCTCTAAAAACGGGCAGTCCAACAAAATCCAAAGCCAAGACGTCACCGAGGGCCTCGACCAGGCGCCGGCCCGCGCGATGTTTCGGGCGATGGGCTACGACGACGCCGACCTCGACCAGCCCCTCATCGGCATCGCCAACCCGGCGGCGGACCTGACGCCCTGCAATGTGCACCTCGACGGCCTTGCCGACGCCGCACGCGAAGGCGTCACCGAGGCCGGCGGGACGCCCATCGAGTTTGGCACCATCACGGTGAGCGACGGGATCTCGATGGGCACGGAGGGCATGAAGGGCTCGCTCATCTCCCGCGAGGTGATCGCCGACTCGGTGGAGCTGGTGGCCTTCGCCGAGCGGCTCGACGGGCTCGTCGTCCTAGGCGGCTGCGACAAGAACATGCCGGGCATGATGATGGCGGCGATCCGGGCCGACCTGCCGAGCGTCTTCCTCTACGGCGGGTCCATCATGCCGGGCCACCACCGGGGGCAGGAGGTCACGATCCAAAACGTGTTCGAGGCGTGCGGGGCGGTCGCCACCGGCCAGATGACGGAAGAAGAGCTCGACGAGATGGAGCGCCACGCCTGTCCCGGGGCCGGGGCCTGCGGCGGCATGTTTACGGCCAACACGATGGCCTCCATCAGCGAGGCGATCGGCTTTGCGCCGCTGGGGAGCGCGAGCCCCCCGGCGGTCACGGAGGAACGAACGGAGGTGGCCCGTGCGGCCGGGCGGCGGACCGTCGAGGCGATCGAGGAACGGCGCCGGCCCTCCGACTTCCTCAGCAAGAAGTCGTTCGAGAACGCCATTGCCCTCCAGGTGGCGGTGGGCGGCTCCACGAACGGGGTGCTCCACCTGCTCGCGATGGCGGCGGAGGCGGGCATCGATCTCTCAATCGGGGCGTTCGACGCAATCAGCCGGCGGACGCCCAAGATCGGCGACTTTCAGCCCGGCGGCTCCCGCGTGATGAACGACCTACACGAGGTCGGCGGCGTGCCGGTGGTGCTGAAGGCGCTTCTCGATGCGGGCCTGCTGCACGGCGACGCCCAGACCGTGACGGGGGAGCCCCTCGCCGAGGCCCTCGACCGCGTCGACCCGCCCGCCATCGCGGACCTCGACGTGGACTACCTCTACCCGGTCGACGCCCCCAAGAACGAAGAGGGGGCCATTCGCATCCTCACCGGCAACCTCGCCCCCGACGGCGCCGTCCTGAAGATCACCGATGCCGACGACTGGACGTTCGAAGGCACGGCCCGCGTCTTCGAGAGCGAAGAAGACGCAATGAGCTACGTGCAGGCCGGCCAGATCGACTCTGGCGACGTCATTATCATTCGGAATCTTGGGCCCAAGGGCGCCCCGGGCATGCCCGAAATGCTCGGCGTGACCGCCGCCCGGGACGGACAGGGGCACGCCGAGGACGTGGCCCTCATCACCGACGGGCGCTTCTCCGGGGCCACCCGCGGCCTCTCCATCGGCCACGTCGCCCCCGAGGCCGCGGCCGGCGGGCCCATCGCCGCCATCCAGGACGGGGACCCGATCATCATCGACGTGTCGGAGCGTCGCCTGGCGGTCGCCCTCTCCGACGCCGAGTTGGAAGCTCGGCTCGAGGACCGGTCGCCCCCGGAGCCCCAGTACACGACCGGCGTTCTCGCCAAGTACGCCGCCCTCTTCGGTTCGGCGGCAGATGGGGCCGTAACCCACGTGACGAGCGAAGAGTGA
- the leuD gene encoding 3-isopropylmalate dehydratase small subunit: MSTAKDKVISQVQGPGVPVRGNDIDTDQIVPARFLKEVTFDNMGEYAFYDVRRDDDGNLNDHPFNRYPNATILVVNENFGCGSSREHAPQALMRWGIDGLIGESFAEIFAGNCQALGLPTATADHETVAWIMAQVTADPALELTIDVEAETVTVGDEPVNVTISDAQREALLQGVWDTTALMRSYMDEVEQTADRLPYLNDFADC; the protein is encoded by the coding sequence ATGAGCACCGCCAAAGACAAAGTGATTTCCCAGGTTCAGGGCCCGGGCGTTCCTGTGCGGGGAAACGACATCGACACCGACCAGATCGTCCCCGCCCGCTTCCTCAAGGAGGTGACGTTCGACAACATGGGCGAGTACGCCTTCTACGACGTGCGGCGGGACGATGACGGCAATCTGAACGACCATCCCTTCAACCGCTACCCGAACGCCACCATCCTGGTGGTCAACGAGAACTTTGGCTGCGGCTCCTCGCGGGAGCACGCCCCACAGGCCCTCATGCGCTGGGGCATCGACGGCCTCATCGGCGAGTCCTTCGCCGAGATCTTTGCCGGCAACTGCCAGGCCCTCGGCCTGCCCACCGCCACCGCGGACCACGAGACCGTCGCGTGGATCATGGCGCAGGTGACGGCCGACCCGGCGCTCGAACTCACCATCGACGTGGAGGCGGAAACGGTCACCGTCGGCGACGAGCCCGTCAACGTGACCATCAGCGATGCGCAGCGCGAGGCGCTCCTGCAGGGCGTCTGGGACACCACCGCCCTGATGAGGAGCTACATGGACGAGGTGGAGCAGACCGCGGATCGGCTGCCGTATCTGAACGACTTTGCTGATTGCTGA
- the leuC gene encoding 3-isopropylmalate dehydratase large subunit: protein MSTGTLYDKVWNRHAVRELPTGETQLFVGLHLIHEVTSPQAFGMLEERDLDVAFPDRTFATTDHIIPTADLERPFGDEQAETMLQVLERNTEAYDITFFDPSSGAQGIVHVVGPEQGLTQPGMTIVCGDSHTSTHGAFGTLGFGIGTSQIRDVLATQCIAMEKQDVRRIQVDGALGEGVYAKDIILTIIGELGVEGGIGYVYEYGGPAIEDLSMEGRMSICNMSVEGGARAGYVNPDLTTFEYMKDRPHAPSGAAWERAVDCWQQIQSDPDATYDDTVTFDGSAIEPMVTWGITPGQALGISAPIPDPATMESGDRATAEKALDHMDLRPGRTMEGVNVDVAFLGSCTNARITDLREAASLLQKLDRPVADDVRAVVVPGSQGVKQQAEDEGLADTFREAGFDWRGAGCSMCLGMNQDQLEGRELCASSSNRNFIGRQGSKDGRTVLMSPAMVVAAAIEGEVTDVRRLIRET, encoded by the coding sequence ATGTCAACCGGCACCCTCTACGACAAGGTCTGGAACCGCCATGCCGTCCGCGAGCTGCCCACCGGCGAGACCCAGCTGTTCGTGGGCCTGCACCTAATCCACGAGGTGACGAGCCCGCAGGCGTTCGGGATGTTGGAGGAGCGCGACCTGGACGTGGCCTTCCCCGACCGCACCTTCGCCACCACCGACCACATCATCCCCACCGCCGACCTGGAGCGCCCCTTCGGCGACGAGCAGGCCGAGACGATGCTGCAGGTGCTGGAGAGGAACACCGAGGCGTACGACATCACGTTCTTCGACCCCAGCTCCGGCGCGCAGGGCATTGTGCACGTCGTGGGGCCGGAGCAGGGGCTCACCCAGCCCGGGATGACCATCGTCTGCGGCGACTCGCACACGAGCACACACGGGGCCTTCGGCACCCTCGGGTTCGGCATCGGCACGAGCCAGATCCGCGACGTGCTGGCGACCCAGTGCATCGCGATGGAGAAGCAGGACGTGCGTCGGATTCAGGTGGACGGCGCGCTCGGCGAGGGGGTCTACGCGAAAGACATCATCCTCACGATCATCGGCGAGCTGGGCGTGGAGGGCGGCATCGGGTACGTCTACGAGTACGGCGGGCCCGCCATCGAGGACCTCAGCATGGAGGGCCGCATGTCGATCTGCAACATGAGCGTGGAGGGCGGGGCCCGCGCGGGCTACGTCAACCCCGACCTCACGACCTTCGAGTACATGAAGGACCGGCCGCACGCCCCGAGCGGGGCGGCCTGGGAGCGGGCCGTCGACTGCTGGCAGCAGATTCAGTCCGATCCGGACGCCACCTACGACGACACCGTGACGTTCGACGGCTCGGCCATCGAGCCGATGGTGACGTGGGGCATTACGCCGGGCCAGGCCCTCGGCATCTCGGCGCCGATCCCCGATCCGGCCACCATGGAGTCCGGCGACCGGGCCACGGCCGAGAAGGCCCTCGACCACATGGACCTGCGGCCCGGCCGCACGATGGAGGGGGTGAACGTGGACGTGGCGTTCCTCGGCTCCTGCACCAATGCGCGCATCACCGACCTCCGCGAGGCGGCGTCGCTCCTCCAAAAACTGGACCGCCCGGTGGCCGACGACGTGCGGGCGGTGGTCGTCCCCGGCTCGCAGGGCGTGAAGCAGCAGGCGGAGGACGAGGGCCTGGCCGACACCTTCCGCGAGGCCGGATTCGACTGGCGCGGCGCCGGGTGCTCGATGTGCCTCGGCATGAACCAGGACCAGCTGGAGGGCCGCGAGCTGTGCGCGTCGTCGTCGAACCGCAACTTCATCGGCCGCCAGGGGAGCAAGGACGGGCGGACGGTCTTGATGAGCCCGGCGATGGTGGTGGCTGCTGCAATAGAAGGGGAAGTCACCGACGTTCGACGATTGATACGTGAAACGTGA
- a CDS encoding four helix bundle protein yields MNFSDWQDRVPPSIREDTLWDLEVYRLSLFASDVCWQDMRKIHEESNAYSLADQLYRAVGSISSNIAEGYSRGTGKDRARFYEYALGSARESRDWYYKSRFVIGENVVDHRLDFMTQIIRLLLVMVPDQRGGEIREPDPSYSAPESNETELLQNIPFSDREE; encoded by the coding sequence ATGAACTTTTCCGACTGGCAGGATCGGGTTCCTCCATCGATTCGAGAGGACACCCTGTGGGACCTTGAGGTCTACCGGCTGAGTCTCTTTGCATCCGACGTGTGCTGGCAGGACATGCGGAAGATCCACGAGGAGTCGAATGCCTACTCGCTCGCGGATCAGCTGTATCGGGCCGTCGGGTCGATCAGTTCAAACATTGCGGAAGGCTACTCGCGGGGCACGGGGAAGGACCGCGCCCGGTTTTACGAGTATGCCCTCGGCTCTGCGCGGGAAAGCCGAGACTGGTACTACAAAAGTCGGTTTGTCATTGGGGAGAACGTCGTGGATCATCGTCTCGACTTCATGACGCAAATCATCCGGCTCCTGCTCGTGATGGTGCCTGATCAGCGAGGCGGAGAAATCCGAGAGCCTGATCCGAGTTATAGTGCACCGGAGTCGAATGAAACAGAGCTTCTCCAAAATATTCCCTTTTCGGATCGTGAAGAGTGA